The Pleuronectes platessa chromosome 11, fPlePla1.1, whole genome shotgun sequence genome includes a window with the following:
- the vcpkmt gene encoding protein-lysine methyltransferase METTL21D has product MAADADENEYFVREIEKNDGCALKVKQCYLGDVGCVVWDAAIVLAKYLETKQFHDPSAGVNVWAGRRLLELGAGTGVVGLMAATLGAQVTVTDLEDLQTLLRVNIQENQAHISGGSVTAKVLKWGEDVSDFLPSPHYVLMADCIYYEQSIVPLVETLKLLSGPDTCIICCYEQRTEGVNPQVERQFFELLEQHFRFEEIPSDKQDPEFNSPDIHILHIRKKV; this is encoded by the exons ATGGCGGCGGACGCTgatgaaaatgaatattttgtgCGAGAAATCGAGAAGAACGACGGCTGTGCCCTGAAAGTGAAGCAGTGCTACCTGGGGGATGTGGGCTGTGTGGTCTGGGACGCGGCCATTGTTCTCGCCAAATATTTAGAGACGAAACAGTTTCACGATCCGTCCGCAGGAGTGAACGTGTGGGCCGGTAGGAGGCTGCTGGAATTAGGAGCTGGGACCGGAGTTGTCGGTCTGATGGCAGCGACACTGGG AGCTCAGGTGACTGTGACAGACCTGGAGGATTTGCAGACCCTCCTGAGAGTGAACATCCAGGAGAACCAGGCTCACATCAGCGGTGGATCCGTAACTGCCAAGGTACtgaaatg GGGTGAAGATGTGTCGGACTTCTTGCCTTCTCCACATTATGTCCTCATGGCGGATTGCATCTATTATGAGCAG TCGATTGTTCCACTTGTGGAAACCTTGAAGCTTCTCTCCGGACCCGACACCTGCATCATTTGCTGTTATGAGCAGCGTACCGAGGGCGTCAACCCACAAGTGGAGAGGCAATTTTTTGAG TTGCTGGAACAACACTTCAGGTTTGAGGAGATCCCTTCAGACAAACAAGACCCGGAGTTCAATAGTCCAGACATCCACATCCTGCACATCCGGAAAAAAGTCTGA